The following coding sequences lie in one Cyanobacterium sp. Dongsha4 genomic window:
- the psaA gene encoding photosystem I core protein PsaA: MTVSPQKEAKAKVIVDKDPVPTSFEKWGKPGHFDRTLARGPKTTTWIWNLHADAHDFDSQTSDLEDISRKIFSAHFGHLAVVFVWLSGMYFHGAKFSNYSAWLADPLNIKPSAQVVWPVVGQDILNADVGGGFHGIQITSGFFQLWRASGITNEYQLYCTAIGGLVMAGLMLFAGWFHYHKAAPKLEWFQNAESMMNHHLAGLLGLGSLGWAGHQIHVSLPINKLLDAGVAPNEIPLPHEFILDPAKMAELYPSFAQGLTPFFTLNWGVYSDFLTFKGGLNPVTGGLWLSDTAHHHLAIAVLFIIAGHMYRTNWGIGHSMKEILEGHKGPFTGEGHKGLYEILTTSWHAQLAINLALLGSLTIIVAQHMYAMPPYPYLATDYGTQLSIFTHHMWIGGFLIVGAGAHASIFMVRDYDPAKNVNNLLDRVLRHRDAIISHLNWVCIWLGFHSFGLYIHNDTMRALGRPQDMFSDSAIQLQPVFAQWIQGLHAAAAGATAPFASAGVSPVFGGDVVAVGGKVAMMPITLGTADFMVHHIHAFTIHVTVLILLKGVLYSRSSRLIPDKAELGFRFPCDGPGRGGTCQVSGWDHVFLGLFWMYNSLSIVIFHFSWKMQSDVWGTVLPDGSVSHITGGNFAQSAITINGWLRDFLWAQAANVINSYGSALSAYGIMFLAGHFVFAFSLMFLFSGRGYWQELIESIVWAHNKLKLAPAIQPRALSIVQGRAVGVAHYLLGGIVTTWAFFLCRILSVG; the protein is encoded by the coding sequence ATGACAGTAAGCCCTCAAAAAGAGGCGAAAGCTAAAGTAATTGTAGATAAAGATCCAGTACCTACCTCTTTCGAGAAGTGGGGTAAACCCGGACATTTTGATCGTACTTTAGCTAGAGGTCCCAAAACCACCACTTGGATTTGGAATCTTCACGCCGATGCACACGATTTTGATAGTCAAACCAGTGACTTAGAAGATATTTCTCGTAAAATCTTCAGTGCTCACTTTGGTCATTTAGCAGTAGTATTCGTCTGGTTAAGTGGAATGTACTTCCACGGAGCAAAGTTTTCTAACTACTCCGCTTGGTTAGCAGATCCCTTAAATATTAAACCCAGCGCACAAGTTGTTTGGCCTGTTGTTGGTCAAGACATCCTCAATGCCGACGTAGGCGGTGGTTTCCACGGTATTCAAATTACCTCTGGTTTCTTCCAATTATGGAGAGCATCTGGTATCACCAACGAGTATCAGTTATACTGTACTGCCATCGGTGGTTTAGTTATGGCTGGTTTAATGCTCTTTGCCGGTTGGTTTCATTACCATAAAGCCGCTCCCAAGTTGGAATGGTTCCAAAATGCGGAATCCATGATGAACCACCATTTAGCAGGTTTACTCGGTTTAGGCTCTTTAGGATGGGCAGGTCACCAAATCCATGTATCTTTACCTATTAACAAGTTATTAGATGCAGGTGTTGCTCCTAACGAGATTCCCTTACCTCATGAGTTTATCCTCGATCCTGCGAAAATGGCTGAGTTATATCCCAGCTTCGCGCAAGGTTTAACACCATTCTTTACTTTGAATTGGGGTGTTTACTCTGATTTCTTAACCTTCAAAGGTGGTTTGAACCCTGTTACTGGTGGCTTATGGCTCTCTGATACCGCTCACCATCACTTGGCGATCGCAGTATTATTCATCATCGCAGGTCATATGTACCGCACCAACTGGGGTATCGGTCATAGCATGAAGGAAATCTTAGAAGGTCACAAAGGACCCTTCACTGGTGAAGGTCACAAAGGACTCTATGAAATCTTAACCACATCATGGCACGCACAATTGGCAATTAACCTCGCTTTATTAGGTTCTTTGACCATCATTGTTGCTCAACATATGTACGCAATGCCTCCTTATCCTTACCTCGCTACCGACTACGGTACTCAATTATCTATCTTTACTCACCATATGTGGATAGGTGGATTCTTGATTGTAGGTGCAGGAGCTCATGCTTCTATCTTCATGGTTCGTGACTACGATCCTGCTAAGAATGTTAATAACCTCTTAGACAGAGTACTTCGTCACCGTGACGCTATTATTTCTCACCTCAACTGGGTATGTATCTGGTTAGGCTTCCACAGCTTTGGGTTGTATATTCACAATGACACCATGAGAGCTTTAGGTCGTCCTCAAGATATGTTCTCTGATAGCGCTATCCAATTACAGCCTGTTTTTGCTCAATGGATTCAAGGACTTCACGCCGCTGCGGCTGGTGCAACCGCTCCTTTCGCTAGTGCTGGTGTTAGCCCTGTATTCGGTGGAGACGTTGTTGCCGTCGGTGGCAAAGTTGCGATGATGCCTATCACTTTAGGTACTGCTGATTTCATGGTTCACCATATCCATGCGTTTACCATTCACGTTACCGTTTTAATCCTTCTCAAAGGTGTGTTGTACTCCCGTAGCTCTCGCTTAATCCCTGATAAAGCTGAGTTAGGTTTCCGCTTCCCTTGTGATGGTCCTGGTCGTGGCGGTACTTGTCAAGTATCTGGATGGGATCATGTCTTCTTAGGTTTATTCTGGATGTACAACTCTTTATCTATTGTTATCTTCCACTTCAGTTGGAAAATGCAATCTGATGTTTGGGGTACAGTATTACCTGATGGTAGCGTCTCTCACATTACTGGTGGTAACTTTGCCCAAAGTGCAATTACTATCAACGGTTGGTTAAGAGACTTCCTCTGGGCACAAGCGGCTAATGTAATTAATTCTTACGGCTCTGCTTTATCTGCTTATGGCATTATGTTCTTAGCAGGTCACTTTGTCTTCGCTTTTAGCTTAATGTTCTTATTTAGTGGACGTGGCTACTGGCAGGAATTAATCGAATCCATTGTTTGGGCTCATAATAAACTCAAGTTAGCTCCCGCTATTCAACCTCGCGCTTTGAGTATTGTTCAAGGCCGTGCGGTAGGTGTGGCTCACTATCTCTTAGGAGGAATTGTGACTACTTGGGCATTCTTCCTCTGTCGGATTCTATCCGTAGGTTAA
- the psaB gene encoding photosystem I core protein PsaB gives MATKFPKFSQDLAQDPTTRRIWYGIATAHDFETHDGMTEENLYQKIFASHFGHLAIIFLWTSGTVFHVAWQGNFEQWIKDPLNVRPIAHAIWDPHFGQGAVDAFTQAGASSPVNVAYSGVYHWFYTIGMTNNQDLYQGAVFLLILSALFLFAGWLHLQPKFRPSLSWFKNAESRLNHHLAGLFGVSSLAWTGHLVHVAIPESRGVHVGWDNFLSVKPHPAGLAPFFTGNWGVYAQNPDTASHVFGTSEGAGSAILTFLGGFHPQTESLWLTDIAHHHLAIAVIFIVAGHMYRTNWGIGHSIKDILSAHNPPQGTPFGGALGAGHRGLYDTINNSLHFQLGLALACLGVITSLVAQHMYSLPSYAFIAKDYTTQAALYTHHQYIAGFLMVGAFAHGAIFFVRDYDPEANKDNVLARMLEHKEAIISHLSWVSLFLGFHTLGLYVHNDVVVAFGTPEKQILIEPVFAQFVQAASGKALYGFDALLSNPDSVASTASAVWLPGWLDAINSGTNSLFLNIGPGDFLVHHAIALGLHTTTLILVKGALDARGSKLMPDKKDFGFSFPCDGPGRGGTCDISAWDAFYLAMFWMLNTLGWLTFYWHWKHLGIWTGNVAQFNENSTYLMGWFRDYLWANSAQLINGYNPYGVNNLSVWAWMFLFGHLVWATGFMFLISWRGYWQELIETIVWAHERTPLANLVRWKDKPVALSIVQARLVGLAHFTIGYILTYAAFLIASTAGKFG, from the coding sequence ATGGCAACTAAATTTCCCAAATTTAGCCAAGATTTAGCCCAAGATCCAACTACACGAAGAATATGGTACGGAATTGCTACTGCTCATGACTTTGAAACTCATGACGGTATGACTGAGGAGAATCTTTATCAAAAGATTTTTGCTTCTCACTTCGGTCATTTAGCAATCATCTTTCTTTGGACTTCTGGTACTGTATTCCACGTTGCTTGGCAGGGCAATTTTGAGCAGTGGATCAAAGATCCTTTAAACGTTCGTCCCATCGCCCATGCGATTTGGGATCCTCATTTCGGTCAAGGTGCAGTTGATGCGTTCACCCAAGCAGGTGCTTCTAGTCCTGTAAACGTCGCCTACTCTGGTGTTTATCATTGGTTCTACACCATCGGGATGACCAACAATCAAGACTTATACCAAGGTGCGGTATTCCTTTTAATTCTTTCCGCTCTGTTCTTGTTTGCTGGTTGGTTGCACTTACAACCTAAGTTCCGTCCTAGCCTTTCTTGGTTCAAAAATGCTGAATCTCGCTTAAACCACCACTTAGCTGGTTTGTTCGGTGTTAGTTCTTTAGCATGGACTGGTCACTTAGTACACGTAGCAATCCCCGAATCTCGTGGTGTACACGTAGGTTGGGATAACTTCTTAAGTGTTAAACCTCACCCCGCAGGATTAGCTCCTTTCTTCACTGGTAATTGGGGCGTTTATGCTCAAAATCCTGATACTGCTAGTCATGTATTTGGAACTTCTGAAGGTGCGGGAAGTGCGATTTTAACTTTCTTAGGTGGCTTCCATCCTCAAACTGAGTCTCTTTGGTTAACTGACATCGCTCATCACCATTTAGCGATCGCCGTTATCTTCATCGTGGCAGGTCATATGTACCGCACTAACTGGGGAATCGGTCACAGCATCAAAGACATCTTATCCGCTCACAATCCTCCTCAAGGAACTCCTTTTGGTGGAGCATTAGGTGCAGGACACAGAGGACTTTATGACACCATCAATAACTCTTTACACTTCCAGTTAGGTTTAGCCCTTGCTTGTTTAGGAGTTATCACTTCTTTGGTGGCTCAACATATGTACTCTTTGCCTTCCTATGCTTTTATTGCGAAGGATTACACCACTCAGGCGGCACTTTACACTCACCACCAGTACATCGCTGGTTTCCTAATGGTAGGTGCTTTTGCTCACGGTGCTATTTTCTTTGTCCGTGACTACGATCCTGAAGCGAACAAAGATAACGTTTTAGCTCGTATGCTCGAACACAAAGAGGCGATTATTTCTCACTTAAGTTGGGTATCTTTATTCTTAGGTTTCCACACTTTAGGACTTTATGTTCACAATGATGTCGTGGTTGCTTTCGGTACTCCTGAGAAACAAATCTTAATCGAGCCTGTGTTTGCTCAATTCGTTCAAGCGGCTTCTGGTAAAGCTCTCTACGGTTTCGATGCTTTGCTATCTAATCCTGATAGTGTTGCTTCTACCGCTAGTGCTGTATGGTTACCTGGTTGGTTAGATGCTATTAACAGTGGTACTAATTCCTTGTTCCTCAATATTGGACCTGGAGATTTCTTAGTACACCATGCGATCGCCCTCGGTTTACATACCACCACCTTAATTCTTGTTAAAGGTGCTTTAGATGCTCGTGGTTCTAAATTAATGCCCGACAAAAAAGACTTCGGTTTCTCCTTCCCTTGTGATGGACCTGGTCGTGGCGGTACTTGTGACATCTCTGCTTGGGATGCTTTCTACCTCGCTATGTTCTGGATGCTCAACACTTTAGGTTGGTTAACCTTCTACTGGCATTGGAAACACCTCGGTATCTGGACTGGTAACGTTGCTCAGTTTAACGAAAACTCTACCTACTTAATGGGTTGGTTCAGAGACTACTTATGGGCGAACTCTGCTCAGTTAATCAACGGTTATAACCCTTACGGTGTAAACAACCTTTCTGTTTGGGCGTGGATGTTCTTATTCGGACACCTCGTTTGGGCGACTGGTTTCATGTTCTTAATCTCTTGGCGTGGTTACTGGCAAGAATTAATCGAAACCATCGTTTGGGCTCATGAGCGCACTCCTTTAGCTAACTTAGTTCGTTGGAAAGATAAGCCCGTTGCTTTATCCATCGTTCAAGCTCGTTTGGTTGGTTTAGCTCACTTTACTATCGGCTATATCTTAACCTATGCGGCGTTCTTGATTGCTTCTACTGCTGGTAA